In Thermanaerothrix sp., the sequence TAAGAGACAGGGTAAAAAACTCCGGTGTATACAGATAGCGTCCAATTGAAACCTCGTGGCTTGGCTCGGTCCCCCGGTTCGGTTTTTCTACAATGGCTCGGACATGTTCACCATCGGTGGCGATATCGAGGACACCATAACGACTTACATCGCCCGGTTCATAAACGGTGGCCATCACAGAACAACCCGTTTCTCGCCATCCCTCGATAAGCTGAGCCGCAAGAGGTGGTTCCCCCACATGCAGGTCATCGGGGTACGCTACCACACAGGGCTCATCCCCAATAAAGGGTCGAACCTGCAGAAGGGCATGGCCGGTTCCCAACATGTACTGTTGTCGTATAAATACGATGCGAACCTCCGCCGGTGGCTTTATCCACCGCAGGCGGTCCGTTTTACCTTCCTGTTCAAACACCGCTTCCAGCTCTACTTCGCGGTCAAAATAATCTTCCATCACCTTTTTTCGTCGAGAAGTGATAATGATAATATCCTCTATCCCAGACTTTACAAATTCGTCGACAATAAAGGCGATGGAAGGCACATTGATGAGTGGAAGCATCTCCTTGGGTATGGTCTTAGTTACAGGCAAAAACCGGGTCCCATACCCGGCAGCTACTATGATTCCTTTCATGCCTCCCTTATAACTTAAAGGTTACCCCTGCGGCAATCCCGGTACCCCCAAAGCTTTTAAAGAACCCTCCGAGCCCTTCGAAAACACCGAGCATGTAGTCCATGCCTACATTAACAAAAATGAGCATATCCCGACTTACCAAGTAGCTTACTTCACCGTTCAGCTTAATTCCATAATGGGTGAACCATTTATCATCAGAAGTAGAAAG encodes:
- a CDS encoding sugar phosphate nucleotidyltransferase, with amino-acid sequence MKGIIVAAGYGTRFLPVTKTIPKEMLPLINVPSIAFIVDEFVKSGIEDIIIITSRRKKVMEDYFDREVELEAVFEQEGKTDRLRWIKPPAEVRIVFIRQQYMLGTGHALLQVRPFIGDEPCVVAYPDDLHVGEPPLAAQLIEGWRETGCSVMATVYEPGDVSRYGVLDIATDGEHVRAIVEKPNRGTEPSHEVSIGRYLYTPEFFTLSL